Below is a genomic region from Gasterosteus aculeatus chromosome 2, fGasAcu3.hap1.1, whole genome shotgun sequence.
cttgtatgaaggagaatcagtgactcttcactgtcgacatggagaccagagaaaggagaagaatgctgacttctacaaagacaaaacacttattgagatggacacaaaccatcaacacacacatgaaatcaccatttctctgatgtctgatgggagctcttacaagtgcagatttaaggacaaagaatctgaaatagaatatttgaaatgtgagattagttactatgtttaaagacattgtacccaaacacctgtttaacacatgaagacagataaaaagatggaggacatcagcagtgacagtaatccaccaaggactcatcataacacgtctttattctgtcaaacctctttccaacaggTGTCCCTCAgcctgtcctcacagtgtctccatcatggacgagtcctggagactcagtgactctgacctgcagtgttgaacctccgtctgcaggatggaggttcttctggtataaggCTGTTCCAGACATGTCACGCTACACCTCCTACTACACCTATGAGCTTCTAgctggtggcaccactgggactgaacaggattcctacattcttcatggacagacacacacatcaggaTATGTGTGCGGtgctggaagaggagatcctgtgtttTACACTCTGCATAGTGGTTtgaagtttgtctggtctggaggtgagtttgttcagacttttatcttcttgcacaagggaataaatgtcctttttgtgttgacattgtttgtcctgtgtgtgtctcctaatgatgtgtcttcaggtgtgaatccagcagcgtctctcacagtgagtcctcacagactgcagcacttcagcacagagtcactgtcactgatctgtgagggaaactctacTGAGTGGAGAGTGATGAAGGTTAATGAAGATGGTGACGTGTCATCATGTTCTAAGTGGGGAGaaatgactggatccacatgcaacaccaaCACTAGAGCGCgtagtggagtgtactggtgtgagtctgtaacacagtccagcaatgcagccaacatcactatacacagtgagtttatattcatttaaaggttttatatctaaagtatttacacatcttattacagagtgctgacatttttaaggtgacttcatgatgagtttaactcaatatttattttaacgaACGATTCAACAATCTTAGTTTGTTGCAGTATCATTTCTCTGTATTATCCAacacgtctttgtggtttaCTTTCCTCTTTATGACCATTGACATCCACCGTTGACTTTAAACCAGGAGGAGCTGTAGAGTTATCTGCTCACTTTGTACCTTTTAGACCATTCTGTAGCTCACTGCCACTAAGTGGACATTTGTCTCCCGACATATTGAGCATTAATTAAAGATGTAACTGTGAGCATGTACGTCACCAAAGGGCCGTCTCTTCCATCCATGAAATGCAGCTATTCGCTCAGctactgtgtgaatgtgaacaacaaatgtaaactataaatgtcttctcctcattgttcatcagcttgtttgacttcctgtcctctggtcTCTTTACAGGAGGTGATGTCATCCTGGTGAGTCCTGTCCATCCTGTGACTGAGGGACATTCCGTCACTCTTGGCTGCAAGTTGAGGACAGAAAACCTTCTTTATAATGTGGATttctataaaaatgacaaactcatCCCAAATCCTGTCAGAGGGGAGCCGCTTATCTCTGCAGTTACTAAGTCAGATGAaggcttttataaatgtacaggAAGGAAATCACCTCAAGGTTTGGAGACTTTGACCTCAGCAGAGAGCTGGTTGTCAGTGAAATGTGAGTACGAGTTTTGTAACATGTGTTACAGTCTGAGTGAGAAAAGGTGTCACTGAATTAGAAGTTATCTTAAGAtaaactatttgtttgtgtgagacaatatagttttaaagatgttcatgttcagtaaaaacacataatattAGAGATGTAACATGACCAGCAGTGAAAGGTGAATGTTGTGTGATCAAGGgttcatgtttgtgtatttgagtgtgtgtgttgtagtactTGTTTAGCACTACAACACATTAGTACCTGTGTTTTTActagttttactttgttttaagtatgtttttctggctctgtgacactctgagatctgttgatgaagagtgtgttataaataaactgtattaCTATTGTTACTTGTGTATCTCTTCATGGttggtgtgtacttgtgtgtagatcctgaagaagcagcatcaagctctgtgtttctcgtgccgttggttgttggtctggtttctggagttttactgattattctcctgctgctgtttctgcgtcGCTACAGAAAGTCAGAAGGTGAGATCTTTTCCTTCTGATATCAGACAGATTTCATTGAAATAAGTCAAAGTCACAGATATTATTACACACACTAATTAATGATCaatgtgaaacctttttcttgcagcttcaagcctcagcaggttggtacaagcctctcttctctcactctgaacatggcagcaggactttacatgttcctcattaaatcctctgtatttacttcatgttttggacccacaaggtctcagaggaccaatcagagcgcagctACAGACCACATGATCAACCAGGGTGAGACACTTCTTCATGTTTAGCTTAAGTCCTGATTTATTCAATAATGTCTTCTTAACTTTAAACAAGAAATTGTCATTTCAGATGAATCCAGCCTCACATATTCTGTGGTTCAGTTCAAACACCTTAAAAAGAAGGGTTGGTGATTTACTTTGTATAGTGAGAATCACCTTTTGACAGCTGAGATGATTTTGTTCTTCTCATCAAAGTTCTTCATGTGGTCTTTGTGACAGAGAAGCACGATGAACCAGACGAGAGCCCCGTTTACTCGGATGTGAGGATCGCATCAGCTGCAGGTACAGTCAACGCCAACACAGCTTCTAGTATTTAACAGGTGCTACCTGCTCTAGTTTAATACGTTCATACGTCGTTTAATGTGGCCAATGTCAACAATATACACATCCTGCATACAAGTACACAACTGACTTtagaattcatttaaattagTTAGAAATGATGAGAATACTATGCAGTGATGAATCAAACATAAGGCGGATgccacatttcatttatttatatttatccatccatcaataTTCAACTGAAAATGTGtcttgtgtttttagatgacgTAACGTATGCGCAGGTTCACCCCCCCACTGGAAAGAAGAGCAATGAAGGTAAATAAAGTCCACATCAGGTATTGACTCCTTGTGATGTGAGTTCTGTCTCCATCTAAaacaaacaccttttaaatgttAGAAAATggtagtttgttgtttttaaaataatcttAAATAATGTTTGTCTATTCCTACTTCAACTATTATTATAACCTATTCTGCTTAATGTTACACTCCATCGTCTTTTGTGTTCTTGTGTTTTACAATTCTAATAACGTATATCAGTACATTATTCTTTTTAACTAGAGCACTACTGGCAAACATACAAGAATAGAATCTCTTCATTGGTAGGAAAATCCAGATGTGCAGCAGAAGAGGAATCAGTTTATTCTGAAGTCAAACCAGGAACATCTGGTAATGAAGCCATTTATAAATCAATTTATTTCACATAGTTAAACGTCATAAAGCACCTTTAAGCTCATTTTAATTAActgttaatgttttttctttacttctctTCCAGATCAATAAAGACATCCGTGTGGACAAAACCACCGACATGAAAAACAATCTCTTCAGGATATAAGATGTGTCCTTAAACAGCTACAGAGCAGACAGCTTGGTGTTCTGTGGAAGCCTCTTCCCTTGTTGTAGTCTGCTTTGGATGGATGAGGTTCTGGTTAAAAAGGATCATGTGATCTTTGCAGGTTTCTTCATCGTATCCAGAGAGGTGGAGTCCAAAGAAATCAGATCTTTCTTTCCCCGATACGTTAGTGTAGCATAGAGCCATGATACTTCCCTCGAGAACCCTTCATCTCATGGAACCATTTCATTATCTGACAATCAGTTTTAGGTTTTTAGGGACACGGATCAAAGTAAAGTGCTGTATATCTCCTGCTAAAATGAAGCATCATCAAATAGAGACTCATCAAAATGggagctggtgctgctgctctgtggacACATAATTAGTCTGCTGAGTGCTACTGAAATTCATTATAATTGTTAGATATAGTCtgaggcggcacggtggtgtggtggtttgcactgtcgcctcacagcaagaaggtcctgggtgcaactccgcccagtggcctttctgtgtagaGTGTGTTCTCCATGTGGGTTCCCTCcaggtactccggcttcctcccacatactctggggatcaggttaattggtgactgtaaattgcctgtaggtgtgcgGATGTGAATGGTTgcttgtctctgtgtcagcccttTATGCCCATAAAGCCTTCTGCTTGTAGCAGTTATTTTTGCTCAATGTTTTTAACTGTTTGTAAATCTCCTTTATGTTTGGatctttttaatggttttatgtgaaacgctttgaattgcctttttgttgaaatgtgctatacaaataaaattgcctttcCTAGATTGATAAATAAGTCCCATTCTGCACTTTCCTGactttgagagagagaaatgtgacTCAGCTAAGAAGCTTTAAACTCTTAAACTCCTCTTTATGTGTAACTCGTAGAGGTTTGAGTTCAGGCCACAGACAAAACGCTCTGATTTCCAGGCAGTGGAAGAAAGTCACAGAAGCCACATGAGTCGTGGAAGAAGTAGAAAGTGAGTTGATGGTTGGGGGAGGATGCATGAGGGATGCAGCGTCTGCAGTCACCACTGGGGGGCAGTGATGCACTAAAAGGCTCAAAAATGCACTGTCTTTGCCGCACAATTACAGAGACGATTAATTGGAAATTAATCAATGAGATGGAGACGTTTGACAAagttctctttttctcctctgctcCAGAACCAGGGAAGCGAGCAATATATGGAGCCGTTTCAGAACAGGATAGTTGCTAGTAGGGGGCCCCGACAGACGGCTGATATCGCTCCATATCAACGACACAGCTTTAAAAACCCGTAGACGCTGCAATGACACGTCGGGAACCTCCCCAATGGGACCCCCTTACTAGCCggcatcaggatcaggaatcaggaaacatttattagccaaaatatgtcaaacatacaaggaatttgtcttggcggttagtgcgcgacagtagacagacaagacaacagtgcacaagtaataaaataaagtggaatgaaatgctaatgcaatgggttagtagaataaggctaaggctatgggttagtataaaacaagggaataaagttaaaaaatgttaaatattaaaaagttaaaaagaaaaatattaagcataaagtgcactaacgaacaagtaacagacaagagacaaagtgatgaattgcagttaaagtggcaacGTGCGGTTCCGGtcaaacacacagatgaaacAATGAAAGCGAACGTCGCTCTCTGGGCTTGTACCAGGTCAACCGCTGCAAAGTCCAGATGTTTCTCTGGAGACAGAGGGAGTGAGGCAGTAGCTGCCCACTGTCAGGGACAGTGGGCTTGCTTCATGTCAATCTGATGCAGTAGAAATTGCAGAACAACCGGATATTGAAATGGCgctatggaagcccatttccgccacgAAAAAAGGAGGGTTAGAAAGTCAACATTAgataaaaagtcgaaattatgacttgGTTGGTTACTATGGTCACacaaaggtgtcgtttgtgtttaaCAACGTCTCGCTGACcagctattaaaccaggaactccgaatctgtgaatatccaACTTTACGGAACTGTAAACGTTCTACGGATACTTGCTCCCACTCACTCCACcctcataacaaacagggaaGACAGGACGTCCGACTTatagcggagtctaaattatcttcgagtccaaaataaatcaaacttctAGGGAGAAAAAATACGGGTGGTATTTATTCCGTAGTTATCGTgattagtaacgattgaaaagtCCTGAAGAGAGTCTTTATTGTACCAGTGTTGCCAATTTCTCAATGAGGAAAGACGCTGCAGACTCAGCAgcggctttgcgcatgcgcgcgtAGATTTCAGTCTGGCCGTGACGTAGGTCTCCTCTGGCGGCTCGCAgcactgcagctggactgctgcgagccgccatgtttctgcttcagtgacgtcacgtcacgtcagacaccacaaCAGTCTCCAatgaaaccagataaggtcgctggtcgcttttgacaagaagtcgccaagagggtttGGAAAGTCAATGTAGcaaacaacgaaggagcctgcgcatgcgcatatctAATATCATAATCGCCactttttatctcataattttgactttataacccttctttttttgtggcggaaatgggcttccatagaaAAGGCAGCATAACGCTTTCAGCATGAGGGAGCAGCAGAAACCCAGTCCAGAAGAGTTCTTTCTCCCTTTAGTAGACACAGCCCTTAGAAGCCTGAATAACAGACTCTCACAACTGGAATATGTCAATGTTCTCtacagtttgttgttttcaaaaAAAACCAACAGGTGCTAAAGAGCTTCGTGCAAGTTGCAAGAACAAGGAGCAAACAATGCATGACATTGAGGCACATGATTTAGAATTGGAGATCAATTCTGCTGTCTACACTTTTCCACACCACGCCTCCACCTGCCCAAATGACATGTTATGTAAATTACATTAACAGTGAAAACCTTCTGCATCTGTACAGTAATCTAAGCATTGCGTCTCCTC
It encodes:
- the LOC144386291 gene encoding uncharacterized protein LOC144386291 isoform X1, encoding MKVNEDGDVSSCSKWGEMTGSTCNTNTRARSGVYWCESVTQSSNAANITIHRGDVILVSPVHPVTEGHSVTLGCKLRTENLLYNVDFYKNDKLIPNPVRGEPLISAVTKSDEGFYKCTGRKSPQGLETLTSAESWLSVKYPEEAASSSVFLVPLVVGLVSGVLLIILLLLFLRRYRKSEASSLSRSQRTNQSAATDHMINQDESSLTYSVVQFKHLKKKEKHDEPDESPVYSDVRIASAAGKSRCAAEEESVYSEVKPGTSDQ
- the LOC144386291 gene encoding uncharacterized protein LOC144386291 isoform X2, with translation MKVNEDGDVSSCSKWGEMTGSTCNTNTRARSGVYWCESVTQSSNAANITIHRGDVILVSPVHPVTEGHSVTLGCKLRTENLLYNVDFYKNDKLIPNPVRGEPLISAVTKSDEGFYKCTGRKSPQGLETLTSAESWLSVKYPEEAASSSVFLVPLVVGLVSGVLLIILLLLFLRRYRKSEASSLSRSQRTNQSAATDHMINQDESSLTYSVVQFKHLKKKEKHDEPDESPVYSDVRIASAADDVTYAQVHPPTGKKSNEGKSRCAAEEESVYSEVKPGTSDQ